The DNA sequence CGTTAAATGGGCAAGCTGTACTTGACATTACTGGGTCCACCAGAAGTGCGCCATGCTGATCAGGTGCTGTTGTTCTCCACACGCAAGGAACTCGCGCTCCTCATCTACCTGGCGGTGGAAGGCCGCGTCCATTCGCGCAAGCATCTCTCCGAGCAGTTCTGGCCAGAAGGGGACGCGAGGCATGGCCGCGCAGCGTTGCGTATTAGCCTGCTCCATCTGCGTCATATGCTGGGTGAGGGCGCCGATGCTTCCCCTGTCCCTCACTTGCTCATCCAACGCGACACCCTCGGTCTTGATCCCACCTCCGCTCTCGAACTTGACCTCCAAATCCTCCTGGAAGCCTGGAAGTCGGCGCGTGCCTCGGCCGGTACAACGCTGACCATACCGGAAGTCACGCGTCACCGGCTGCTCGCCCATCTCCAACATGCGGCCGGCCTCCCGCGCGGCGAGTTCCTGGAAGGCTTCTCGCTGCGCGATGCCCCGGCCTTCGACGACTGGGTGCGTTTCCAACGCGAATACTGGCACCTGCGTACAAATGAGGTCTTCGACCGGCTCTCCCAGCTACAATTCGAGGCAGGAGAGCTTGAGGCTGCTATTGAAACGGTCAGGCGCTGGCTCGTCCTCTCCCCACTGCATGAGGATGCCTACCAGCGTCTGATGCGCTTGCACTTCGCGGCCGGTGACCGGGTCGCCGCGTTGCACGCTTATGATGTTTGCCGGACGATGCTGATCACCAGCATGCAGACAGAGCCAACCTCTGAAACTGTCGGGCTGGCCAGCCGTATGCGCGCCGTTGCTCCTCCTCGACGCAGGGAAACACCCAAGCCCCCGGTAGCGTTCCTCGATGGGCCCCTGCTGGGACGAACGACGGAGTTGAGCACGTTGATCAAGGTCTACCATATGGCGCGACAGGGCCAGACGCAGGTCGTGCTGCTGGAGGGAGAGGTCGGCATTGGTAAGACGCGGCTGGCGAGCGAGTTTCTGGCCTGGGCAGAGCTAGAGGGGGCAGACGTGCTGCGGGGACAGGCCTTTGAAAGTGGTGGTCAGCTGCCCTACCGGCCCGTGATCGAAGCCTTGCGCCCACGCATTGAGCGAGAGAATGCCCCGGACGACCTGCTTTCAGATATATGGCTGGCGGAACTCGCGCGCCTGCTCCCCGAACTATACGACCGCTATCCCGACCTGCCCGCTCCTGTAGGGGAGAAGTTGGTGGCACGCAATCGGTTGTTCGAAGCGGTGGCGCGCCTGGGACAGTCTCTGGCGGCACGGACGCCGCTGGTGTTGTTCATCGATGATGTGCAGTGGGCCGATGCCGCCTCGCTCGACGTGTTGCATTATCTCGCGCGGCGCTTCGCGGAGAGCCAGGCGCCCGCGTTCCTGCTCCTGACGCTGCGCATGGAAGAGAGAGAGATGAGGCCCACGCTTGCCGAGTGGCGAACTGCTATGGAACGCGCCGTACCGCTGAGCCGCCTGCCGCTCGGCCCCCTCGCCTTTGAAGACATTGTACGCTTGCTCCAGGCACTTGGGGGGCCAGCGGGCAAAGACGAGCGGCGAACGGCGGACCTGGAACGCTTTGGACAGTGGCTGTTTGCTGAAACAGAGGGGCAACCGTTCTATGTGATGGAAACGCTCAAGGTGTTGCTCGAGCATGGCGTGCTCGCCTCTCACCCGAACGACGATGGCGGATGGACCATTGACTTTACCGCCGCCATGGAGCATGAGACGGTGGTACGTGGGTTCTTCCCACCCAGCGTGCGCGAAGTCATCTGCGCCCGGTTGTATCGACTTCCACCGAACGCTTTTGCGCTGCTGGTGGCAGGAACCATTCTCGGCCAGGGAATCACCTTTGCGCGCCTGTGTCAGGTGGCCGACCTCACAGAACGTGACGGACTCTCTGCCCTGGACGAGGTGCTGCACAGCGGTCTACTGCTAGAGTCGGAGCGCCAGGTAAGGCCAATGAGTGATGGGCGCTACGTGTTCGCGCACGCGAAGATACGTGCGGTGATCTATGCTGAGGCGGGGGAGGCGCGGCGCTCCATCTTTCATCGCCGTGCATTGGAAGTGTTGCAAGCGGTGCCTGAACCTGCGGCGGAACTGGCATATCATGCCCTGGCTGCGGGGCTGGTAGAACCAGCTTTCCACTGGAGTCTCGCGGCAGGCGATGAGGCGATGCAGGTGGTAGCCGTGACCAGTGCCATCTCCTACTACGAACAAGCACAGCACCTGATGGACGAGCGCTTGCATGGCAATGACCTGGGAGCCATGCTCCCTGCGCCGGAGATCGAGCACCTCTACACTCATCTGGGACGAGCATATGAACTGAACGCCCAGTGGGAGAAGGCGCGGGCGGTGTATACCTTGATGCTCGCGTATGCTCAGGATGCCTGTCAGTCGGTGATGGAGAGCACCGCCCAGAACCACCTGGCAATCCTGGCCACGCGATAGTCCTTCGATCTGGTATCTACTCGAGGCAGCGCGATGGCTTGCCGAAGCGTGCGGTGAGCGGATGCTACTCGCATAGACTCGCTGCGTGCAGTCACCTTTCCTCCAATTCTGCGTCGCTGACGGGTCACCATAACAATGATACCACTGGCGAATCCTCCTAGTAGATATACAGGAGAGAAAAGTATTTGCTAAGATAGAGGCATATCATAGGAAAGAACATGCATCAACTGGTGCTGAAGGAGAACTGATATGTCGCTGCACCCTCAAGTGCTCTGTCCTATCCCTGAAGAACAGGCTGGTACACGAGTCCTGGCCCTCCAGGTGCAACAGAGGCGAAGTTGCCCAACGGCAAGGCCATCTGGTGCGTAATCTTATCCGTCTCGCAAGCGTACCTTTGCACAGAAACCAGGTTCTCGCAATGACCTCCTCTAAGGAACTGCTTCCTCTGGTCATGTGACGACTGGAACGATACCATCAGTTCACTGGCCGGTACCGGCACAAGGGTGACGTACTTCCAGTACAATAACTACGGCGGCAGTTCCCTCACCATTCCTGCCAACACGCCGATTCCTGACCTTGGAAAGCTCGGCTAGAACAATGGCATTTCGGCGGTCGTCAACCGGGGATAGTAGATAGGGGTAGTGCTGTGGAATAGGTGGCTGAGGGGGCCAATGACTATCCTCTGTCTCTGATTAACATTTTTTTAACGCTTTATTTAACGCCGGGTGGTTAGTATGCTCTTAGCTACAAATCATCAGGACGTATTGCGGCAAACATAGGGAGATTCTTGATCAAGCCTGGTTCCAGCTTGAAGCAACATGAAGCCCGTGAAAAGCAGGTGAGGTATGAGCAATAATGTAAGCCGAAAGACGCAGGAGCTTCTTCCTGAGCAGGCCAGACCTGCTCTCCTTCTAAGAACAAGTGCAAACATCGCGCTGAGTAATGCAGGGCTTGCAGAACAATGCCTCCTGGAACTGGGTGCCTATCATCGTAGCGAGCCATGCGACCAGCCCTTTGGGCTTGAACTCTTCCGCCGCGCGACCGTCGAGGGTGACCTGGAGGCGCGGGAATGGGTGCAACGCTGCTTCGGCGAGATCGTGCTCACCTGGCTGCGCCGCCATCCGAGCGGAGCGACAGCCTGCCGCCTGGAGAGCGAAGAGAACTTCATAGCGCTTACCTTCGAGCGCTTCTGGCAGGCGACCGCCTTGACCCAGCAGGTGTCATGCAAGACGTTAGCAGCTGCCTTGCAGTACTTGCAAGCCAGCCTCCACGGGGCGATCCTGGATACCTTGCGCGCTTACTCGCAGCCTAAGGAGTCCTCGTTGCCGGAGCCGGGTGAGGCTGGCGCAGAAGATCAGACTGATAGCCTCGCGGGCTGGGAGATTCTCCAAACGTCGCTACCCCACCGGCGTGAGCGGCGGCTGACCTATCTGCTCTATCATTGCGGGCTCCAGCCCAAAGAGATTGTGCAGTTCTGCCCGCAGGAGTGGAGCGATGTGCAGGAGATTTACCGCATACGGAGCACTATCCTGGATCGGCTCACGCGCAATGCGAACTAACTCCAGTGCCGGCTCAACCAGGAGGGACGTTCGTGGAGTGATAAAAATTTCCGCCCAGAGGTCCGTTCGATCAAATTTTGATCGAATGAACATACCACACCTTAGGTTGTACAAATTGTGGCGCTGATCGCGCAGAAGCACCATGATCAGTTCACAAAAAAACAAAACTCGAAGCCCATGTTTGAGTAAGCCCATCTCGAACAGAGACCAGCAATACCAGGCTTTATAGGAACGAGAATCTGATGCAAGTATCACACAACCTGGAGGTATCCCTCCCAGGCGCCGTCTCCTGGCAAGCAGAGCAGGACGATACGCAACTGGTGAAAGCCAGTCAACAGGGGGACCAGGATGCCTTTGCCCTGCTCGTGCAAAGACACCAGCGCCGCGTCTTCAATATAAGTTTGCGTATGCTGCAGGACTACGAAGAGGCCAGCGAGGTCACGCAGGAAGCGTTTCTGGCTGCATGGCAAGGACTGCCGTCGTTCCGTGGCGAGGCGCGCTTTGCAACCTGGCTGTATCGCATTGCCTACCATTGTTCTTTGCGACAGCTTGAACAGCACAAGCGGGGGAGAGCTTTGCAAGCGGCCATACAGGAGGAACAGATCCGCGAGGAGGTGAATAAGGAGAGGCAGGTAGAAGCTATTCTGGAGCTACGCGACTGGCAGATCATGGTGCGCAAGCAGATGGAGAACCTGCCAGCCAGGTACCGCATGGTGTTGATCCTGCGCTACCTGCAGGAAATGACGTATGAAGAGATGGCCGGGGCCCTCGCCATACCTGTTGGCACGATCAAGACCCACCTCTTTCGGGCCAGGCATCTCCTGAAGGAACGACTGCATAACGCTTTTTCTAACGCTCCGTAGCTCTCCTTAAGAGCCGTATGCATTGAGGAGACCTCTTCAAGAGGGAAAAAGCATGGTAGAGAGAAAATAGCGTGCAAGAACAAGTGAAGCAACAGCATATTGCGGTCAAGGTTTACCGAACAGACGAGCGCCTGATGGTCGCATCTCCTATGGCTGGACTGGAACCCGAGAACATTCTGGTCGAAGGGATCTATTCCTGTGCTGCTCTTTGCAGGCGTGATTGCGGATA is a window from the Ktedonobacteraceae bacterium genome containing:
- a CDS encoding AAA family ATPase; amino-acid sequence: MGKLYLTLLGPPEVRHADQVLLFSTRKELALLIYLAVEGRVHSRKHLSEQFWPEGDARHGRAALRISLLHLRHMLGEGADASPVPHLLIQRDTLGLDPTSALELDLQILLEAWKSARASAGTTLTIPEVTRHRLLAHLQHAAGLPRGEFLEGFSLRDAPAFDDWVRFQREYWHLRTNEVFDRLSQLQFEAGELEAAIETVRRWLVLSPLHEDAYQRLMRLHFAAGDRVAALHAYDVCRTMLITSMQTEPTSETVGLASRMRAVAPPRRRETPKPPVAFLDGPLLGRTTELSTLIKVYHMARQGQTQVVLLEGEVGIGKTRLASEFLAWAELEGADVLRGQAFESGGQLPYRPVIEALRPRIERENAPDDLLSDIWLAELARLLPELYDRYPDLPAPVGEKLVARNRLFEAVARLGQSLAARTPLVLFIDDVQWADAASLDVLHYLARRFAESQAPAFLLLTLRMEEREMRPTLAEWRTAMERAVPLSRLPLGPLAFEDIVRLLQALGGPAGKDERRTADLERFGQWLFAETEGQPFYVMETLKVLLEHGVLASHPNDDGGWTIDFTAAMEHETVVRGFFPPSVREVICARLYRLPPNAFALLVAGTILGQGITFARLCQVADLTERDGLSALDEVLHSGLLLESERQVRPMSDGRYVFAHAKIRAVIYAEAGEARRSIFHRRALEVLQAVPEPAAELAYHALAAGLVEPAFHWSLAAGDEAMQVVAVTSAISYYEQAQHLMDERLHGNDLGAMLPAPEIEHLYTHLGRAYELNAQWEKARAVYTLMLAYAQDACQSVMESTAQNHLAILATR
- a CDS encoding sigma-70 family RNA polymerase sigma factor, with the protein product MQVSHNLEVSLPGAVSWQAEQDDTQLVKASQQGDQDAFALLVQRHQRRVFNISLRMLQDYEEASEVTQEAFLAAWQGLPSFRGEARFATWLYRIAYHCSLRQLEQHKRGRALQAAIQEEQIREEVNKERQVEAILELRDWQIMVRKQMENLPARYRMVLILRYLQEMTYEEMAGALAIPVGTIKTHLFRARHLLKERLHNAFSNAP